One window of the Rhodococcus sovatensis genome contains the following:
- a CDS encoding MalY/PatB family protein, producing the protein MSDSAGNPFAEVTLEQLRRRTSIKWRTHPDDVLPLWVAEMDIAQAPAVVDALTEAISLGDTGYAAGTRYAEALHGFAQRHWGWDGVAVERSAVVPDVMLGIVEVLRLVTAPGDSVIVNNPVYPPFYAFVGHDSRSILEAPLNADLRIDLEALEAAFETAVGRGRNAAYLLCNPHNPTGTVHTREELTAVAQLARKHGVRVIADEIHAPVVLNGADFVPYLSVDGTENAFSLMSATKGWNLAGLKAALVIAGTEAEADLRRMPEEVGHGPSHLGVIAHSAAFEDTSDWLDLMLNGLTDNRRLLGELLAHHLPSVRYTKPEGTYLAWIDCRPLGFEGGNTFREPGVVTELDGPAALFLDRARVALSSGHVFGTGGAGHVRLNFACSPDTLRTAVQRMGEAAKA; encoded by the coding sequence ATGTCTGACAGCGCTGGCAATCCGTTCGCCGAGGTCACCCTGGAACAACTGCGCCGGCGAACGAGCATCAAGTGGCGGACGCACCCCGACGACGTCCTGCCCCTGTGGGTTGCCGAGATGGACATCGCGCAGGCACCTGCAGTTGTCGATGCGCTCACCGAGGCAATCAGCCTCGGCGACACCGGCTATGCCGCTGGCACCCGATACGCGGAGGCGCTGCACGGTTTCGCGCAACGCCACTGGGGTTGGGACGGCGTTGCCGTCGAGCGGTCCGCAGTCGTTCCCGACGTCATGCTGGGCATCGTCGAAGTTCTCCGTTTGGTCACCGCCCCGGGCGATTCGGTCATCGTCAACAACCCTGTATACCCCCCGTTCTACGCATTCGTGGGCCACGACTCGCGGTCGATCCTCGAGGCACCGTTGAACGCCGATCTTCGCATCGACCTGGAAGCTCTGGAGGCAGCGTTCGAGACAGCTGTCGGGCGAGGCCGAAATGCCGCGTACCTGTTGTGCAACCCGCACAATCCGACCGGCACGGTGCACACGCGGGAGGAACTGACGGCTGTGGCGCAACTCGCGCGCAAGCACGGGGTCAGGGTGATTGCCGACGAGATTCACGCCCCCGTCGTGTTGAACGGTGCCGACTTCGTCCCGTATCTCAGTGTCGATGGGACCGAGAACGCCTTCTCGCTGATGTCGGCAACCAAAGGCTGGAATCTCGCAGGCCTCAAGGCAGCCTTGGTTATCGCCGGCACCGAAGCGGAAGCCGATCTTCGGCGGATGCCGGAGGAAGTGGGTCACGGTCCTTCACATTTGGGTGTCATCGCGCACTCTGCAGCATTCGAGGACACGAGCGACTGGCTCGACTTGATGCTCAACGGATTGACAGATAATCGCAGACTGCTCGGGGAGCTACTCGCTCACCATCTTCCCAGCGTGCGCTACACCAAACCGGAAGGCACCTATCTTGCGTGGATCGACTGTCGGCCGTTGGGATTCGAGGGCGGGAACACGTTCCGCGAACCAGGTGTGGTGACCGAACTCGACGGCCCTGCCGCATTGTTCCTCGACCGGGCCCGAGTGGCGTTGAGCTCGGGGCACGTCTTCGGAACCGGCGGGGCAGGGCACGTCCGACTGAACTTCGCCTGCTCCCCCGATACACTCCGCACCGCTGTCCAGCGAATGGGCGAAGCAGCGAAGGCCTGA
- a CDS encoding RidA family protein, with amino-acid sequence MTTHTLPLYRSAVLAGDLLFVSGQLPVHDGSLIHPGRVGSEVTVDDAREAARLATHNCLRVARDFDGGAREVQSVVKLSGYVCVSTGFSDAPTVIDAASQVVNDEIGGADGHARLAIGVASLPRNACVEVEMVVRLAPSETPAAVGS; translated from the coding sequence GTGACCACACACACGCTCCCGCTGTATCGAAGCGCCGTCCTCGCAGGCGATCTGCTGTTTGTCTCAGGTCAGTTGCCGGTTCACGACGGGTCCCTCATCCATCCGGGCCGAGTTGGTTCCGAGGTCACGGTCGATGATGCCCGCGAGGCCGCGCGCCTGGCCACGCATAATTGCCTCCGTGTCGCACGCGACTTCGACGGTGGTGCTCGCGAGGTCCAGTCCGTCGTCAAACTGAGCGGCTACGTCTGTGTGTCAACGGGTTTCAGTGATGCGCCCACAGTGATCGATGCAGCGTCCCAGGTCGTAAACGACGAGATCGGAGGGGCCGACGGTCATGCTCGTCTGGCCATCGGTGTCGCATCGCTTCCCCGCAACGCGTGCGTGGAAGTGGAGATGGTCGTGCGCCTCGCACCGTCCGAAACCCCCGCGGCAGTAGGCTCCTAA
- a CDS encoding amino acid permease, giving the protein MTTTPSRGSSENLGVSSAASPVDLGDMGYNKQLRPRQVQMIAIGGAIGTGLFLGAGGRLAGSGPALALVYAVCGLFAFLILRALGELIMYRPSSGSFVSYAREFYGEKMAFATGWLYFMTWAMTAIIDVTAIALYLKFWSPYSTVLQSTPQWLLALIALVGVVGLNLLSVRVFGELEFWFTIVKVAALVMFLAVGIVVLVLRTETDLGPTGVSVIADNGGLFPMGSIAPMLAISGVIFAYASIELLGTAAGEVDEPRKVIPRAIRTVIVRIALFYVGSIVLLSLLLPFTAYKAGESPFVTFFAHLGSSQTGAIASSVMNFVVLTAALSSLNAGMYTTGRLLRSMSANGSGPRFGLALSAKGVPYGGIMLTGAIALVGVVINALFPSQAFEIALEVAALGIIAAWATIVLCQIKLRRWAMQGRTTRPAFRLFGAPLTAYATLAFLAFVLVSMGFSSTGRWVLASVVVIVPMLVVGWYRSRSRIRQLAGAHSESR; this is encoded by the coding sequence ATGACCACAACCCCCAGTAGAGGATCGTCCGAAAATCTGGGCGTTTCGTCCGCCGCTTCGCCCGTCGACCTCGGGGATATGGGCTACAACAAACAACTTCGGCCGCGCCAGGTGCAGATGATCGCGATCGGCGGTGCGATCGGAACGGGCCTGTTCTTGGGTGCTGGCGGTCGGCTTGCTGGGTCCGGTCCGGCGCTCGCCCTCGTCTACGCCGTGTGCGGGTTGTTCGCATTCTTGATCCTGCGGGCACTCGGAGAGCTGATCATGTACCGGCCGTCATCCGGATCGTTCGTCTCCTACGCCCGCGAGTTCTACGGCGAGAAGATGGCATTCGCAACGGGATGGCTGTACTTCATGACGTGGGCGATGACGGCAATCATCGATGTCACCGCGATCGCGTTGTACCTGAAGTTCTGGTCGCCCTACTCGACTGTGCTGCAGTCGACTCCACAGTGGTTACTCGCGCTGATCGCACTCGTTGGCGTAGTCGGTCTCAATCTGTTGTCCGTCAGGGTGTTCGGTGAGCTCGAGTTCTGGTTCACCATTGTGAAAGTCGCCGCACTGGTGATGTTTCTCGCGGTCGGTATCGTAGTACTGGTCCTGCGGACTGAGACCGACCTCGGCCCCACCGGAGTGAGCGTCATCGCCGACAACGGCGGCCTTTTCCCGATGGGTTCGATTGCGCCGATGCTCGCTATCAGCGGAGTGATTTTTGCATACGCATCGATCGAGCTGCTGGGTACGGCTGCCGGCGAGGTCGACGAACCACGAAAGGTGATTCCGCGTGCGATCAGGACGGTGATCGTTCGCATTGCTCTGTTCTATGTGGGTTCCATCGTTCTACTCTCCCTCCTGCTCCCGTTCACTGCGTACAAGGCGGGCGAATCGCCCTTCGTGACCTTCTTTGCTCATCTGGGGTCCTCGCAAACAGGGGCCATCGCGTCCTCGGTGATGAATTTCGTGGTCCTCACTGCGGCGTTGTCGAGCTTGAACGCCGGGATGTACACCACTGGAAGGCTTTTGCGATCGATGTCCGCCAACGGATCGGGTCCGAGGTTCGGGCTCGCGCTCAGCGCAAAGGGTGTACCGTACGGCGGAATCATGTTGACCGGCGCGATTGCCCTGGTCGGTGTTGTCATCAACGCGCTGTTTCCGAGTCAGGCGTTCGAGATTGCTCTCGAGGTGGCGGCGTTGGGAATCATTGCTGCATGGGCAACGATCGTCTTGTGCCAGATCAAGCTTCGCAGGTGGGCTATGCAGGGACGTACGACACGGCCGGCGTTCCGGTTGTTCGGAGCTCCGCTCACGGCCTACGCAACATTGGCCTTTCTCGCGTTCGTGTTGGTATCCATGGGCTTTTCGTCCACAGGCCGTTGGGTGCTCGCATCGGTCGTAGTGATCGTTCCGATGCTGGTAGTCGGGTGGTACCGTTCGCGGTCACGCATCCGTCAGCTGGCCGGTGCGCATTCGGAGTCGAGGTAG
- a CDS encoding serine hydrolase domain-containing protein yields the protein MTTNHSLGIDADRLALLPAAIEADVRSDRIDGAVILVARDGEIVLHEAIGFADRAASKPMQQDSVFVTMSIFKQMVAAAVLQRIDRGEISFTTQVREVIPEYAANGKGATTVGDLLLHKAGLPLGAPGIPPELVGDLEAVVAVVCAMVPQAVPGTSIAYAAVVGHAVLAEMVRRLDGGHRSFGGILKQDLMEPLGMTDTSLGFGLREDQVDRAVPVVVKDHGPALLDPHILEGVGKKAAVPGFEVPSGSAYTTAYDWFRFAEACRQGGQLDGVRILSPAVLRFARTIATGDLTNSLWDYAQNMRGWPAIRADLGPGFYVRGSGITPHAFGLLSSPETFGGLGAGSNCFWVDPARQLTYVFLSAGLLEDSYSWERHQRYADLVQSSVID from the coding sequence ATGACAACCAACCATTCACTCGGCATCGACGCCGATCGTCTTGCACTTCTCCCCGCAGCCATCGAAGCAGACGTGCGAAGTGACCGAATAGACGGTGCCGTCATCCTCGTGGCACGGGATGGCGAGATCGTTCTGCACGAAGCGATCGGCTTCGCAGACCGGGCGGCGAGCAAACCGATGCAGCAAGATTCCGTTTTCGTCACGATGTCGATTTTCAAGCAGATGGTCGCAGCGGCAGTCCTGCAACGAATCGACCGTGGCGAGATCAGCTTCACGACACAGGTGCGGGAGGTCATCCCGGAGTACGCAGCCAACGGTAAAGGCGCGACAACCGTCGGTGATCTGCTGCTGCACAAAGCTGGGCTGCCACTCGGGGCGCCAGGGATTCCGCCGGAACTCGTGGGAGACCTCGAAGCTGTGGTCGCAGTGGTGTGCGCGATGGTGCCCCAGGCAGTCCCAGGCACTTCGATCGCGTATGCCGCGGTAGTCGGTCATGCCGTACTGGCCGAAATGGTGCGGCGGCTCGACGGTGGGCACCGTTCCTTCGGTGGGATTTTGAAGCAGGACCTCATGGAGCCGCTCGGTATGACGGATACGTCACTGGGGTTCGGGCTCCGCGAAGACCAAGTGGACCGAGCCGTTCCTGTCGTGGTCAAGGACCACGGCCCCGCGCTCCTCGATCCGCACATACTGGAGGGGGTTGGAAAGAAGGCAGCTGTACCGGGCTTCGAGGTGCCGTCCGGTAGTGCGTACACAACGGCATACGACTGGTTTCGATTCGCCGAAGCATGCCGCCAGGGAGGCCAACTCGACGGTGTTCGCATACTGAGCCCCGCCGTACTCCGATTCGCGCGAACGATCGCGACGGGAGATCTGACGAACAGCCTGTGGGACTACGCCCAGAATATGCGTGGTTGGCCGGCGATCCGGGCTGATCTCGGGCCGGGGTTCTACGTTCGCGGCAGCGGAATCACGCCGCACGCGTTCGGGCTGTTGTCGTCGCCCGAAACGTTCGGCGGCCTCGGCGCAGGGTCCAACTGTTTCTGGGTCGATCCGGCGCGACAGCTCACTTACGTGTTCCTGTCAGCCGGCCTCCTCGAGGATTCGTACAGTTGGGAGCGGCATCAAAGGTATGCCGACCTCGTGCAGTCATCGGTGATCGACTGA